In a single window of the Bacteroidota bacterium genome:
- the miaB gene encoding tRNA (N6-isopentenyl adenosine(37)-C2)-methylthiotransferase MiaB, which yields MNEVEKVIDETRQGEALMLDGQAETGTRKLFLESYGCQMNFSDSEIVASILKDQGYTTTKDYTEADVIFVNTCAIRENAEQRVRNRLSEFKAAKRNKPDMVVGVLGCMAERLKHKFLDEEKIVDIVVGPDAYRDLPNLISKVEGGHKAVNVILSKEETYADITPVRLDSNGVSAFISIMRGCDNMCSFCVVPFTRGRERSRDPESIVAEARDLFARGYREVTLLGQNVDSYLWAGGGLKKEILTDEQRAAAVNFARLLEMVALVHPDLRIRFSTSHPKDMTDEVLYTMAKYDNICKYIHLPVQSGNSEVLERMNRGYSREWYISRIESIRRIMPDCAISTDVITGFCGETEEQHRETVSLMEIVKYDFAYMFAYSERPKTMAERQFEDDVPEEVKKRRLTEIIDMQQIHSEQRTKAQVGKVHRVLIEHTSKRDEDKWMGRNTQNTVVVFPKGNHKPGEYVNVLVDRCTKTTLIGTVVE from the coding sequence GCCAGGGTGAAGCACTCATGCTCGACGGCCAGGCCGAAACCGGAACACGCAAGCTGTTTCTGGAAAGTTATGGCTGCCAGATGAATTTTTCTGACAGTGAAATTGTGGCGTCAATCCTGAAAGATCAGGGCTACACCACCACAAAAGACTATACCGAGGCGGATGTAATTTTTGTAAACACCTGCGCCATCCGCGAAAACGCCGAACAGCGCGTGCGCAACCGCCTGAGCGAGTTTAAAGCCGCCAAGCGAAACAAGCCCGACATGGTGGTGGGCGTACTTGGCTGCATGGCCGAGCGACTCAAGCATAAATTCCTCGACGAGGAAAAGATTGTGGACATTGTGGTGGGGCCGGATGCTTACCGCGATTTGCCCAACCTGATCAGCAAAGTGGAAGGCGGACATAAGGCAGTGAACGTGATCCTCTCGAAGGAAGAAACCTACGCCGATATTACCCCTGTGCGCCTTGACAGCAACGGCGTTTCCGCCTTCATCAGCATTATGCGCGGGTGCGACAACATGTGCTCGTTTTGCGTAGTGCCGTTCACCCGTGGCCGCGAACGCTCACGCGACCCTGAAAGCATTGTGGCAGAAGCCCGCGATCTTTTTGCACGCGGCTACCGCGAGGTTACGCTGCTCGGTCAGAATGTGGACTCGTACCTCTGGGCCGGGGGCGGATTGAAAAAAGAAATTCTTACCGACGAACAGCGTGCCGCAGCTGTGAACTTTGCCCGACTGCTTGAAATGGTTGCCCTTGTGCATCCTGACCTGCGCATCCGTTTCAGTACTTCGCACCCGAAAGACATGACCGACGAGGTGCTGTACACGATGGCGAAGTACGACAACATTTGCAAATACATTCACCTGCCTGTGCAAAGCGGCAACAGCGAAGTGCTCGAGCGCATGAACCGCGGCTACTCACGCGAGTGGTACATCAGCCGCATCGAGTCCATCCGCCGCATCATGCCCGATTGCGCCATCAGCACCGATGTAATTACCGGTTTCTGCGGCGAAACCGAAGAGCAGCACCGCGAAACAGTTTCGCTCATGGAAATCGTGAAATACGATTTCGCATACATGTTTGCGTATTCCGAGCGCCCCAAAACCATGGCCGAGCGCCAGTTTGAGGATGATGTGCCGGAAGAAGTAAAAAAACGCCGCCTTACCGAGATTATCGACATGCAGCAAATACATTCCGAGCAACGCACCAAAGCGCAGGTTGGAAAAGTGCACCGCGTACTCATCGAACACACCTCCAAACGCGACGAGGATAAATGGATGGGCCGCAACACACAGAACACCGTGGTGGTGTTTCCGAAAGGAAATCATAAGCCCGGTGAGTATGTGAATGTGCTGGTGGATCGCTGCACGAAGACGACGTTGATTGGAACGGTGGTGGAGTGA
- a CDS encoding nucleotidyltransferase domain-containing protein codes for MTRNELNNLIITTLKPYQPSMIGLFGSYARGEEREDSDIDLLIDIRMPITLFDLIKLEEELSKKTGKRFDIVTLASIHNSRLKEYIFKDFQSLI; via the coding sequence ATGACACGTAACGAACTGAATAATCTAATCATTACAACACTCAAACCCTATCAGCCAAGTATGATAGGGCTCTTTGGTTCGTATGCACGCGGCGAGGAGCGTGAAGACAGTGATATTGACTTATTGATTGATATACGAATGCCCATCACGCTTTTTGATCTGATAAAACTGGAAGAGGAATTATCGAAAAAAACCGGAAAACGTTTTGATATTGTTACACTGGCTTCAATTCATAATTCCAGACTAAAAGAATATATTTTTAAAGACTTCCAATCACTGATATGA
- a CDS encoding DUF86 domain-containing protein — protein MKDDMIYIEHILDAINQILLYTEQVERDDFLNDRMRQDAVIRQFEIMGEATKNISSDFTEQYPSIEWRYMAKMRDRLIHNYFGVDKRIVWETVKSDLPRLHKEITKLLPGQL, from the coding sequence ATGAAGGATGATATGATTTATATTGAACATATCCTTGATGCGATTAACCAGATTCTTTTATATACAGAACAGGTTGAAAGGGATGACTTCCTGAATGATAGGATGCGACAGGATGCAGTAATAAGACAATTTGAGATAATGGGAGAGGCCACAAAAAATATTTCTTCAGACTTTACTGAACAGTATCCTTCAATTGAATGGCGATACATGGCAAAAATGAGAGATCGATTAATTCATAATTATTTTGGAGTGGATAAAAGAATTGTGTGGGAAACTGTTAAGTCTGATTTGCCCCGACTGCACAAGGAAATCACTAAACTATTGCCGGGTCAATTATGA
- a CDS encoding sigma-54-dependent Fis family transcriptional regulator, producing the protein MTTQEIKQRFGIIGSTPQLDRAIDIATQVAPTDLSVLIVGESGTGKEVFPKIIHQLSSRKHGQYIAVNCGAIPEGTIDSELFGHEKGSFTGATEARKGYFEVADGGTIFLDEVAEMPLATQARLLRVLESGEFIRVGSSKVQKTNVRVVAATNVNMMEAISRNKFREDLYYRLSTVPISLPALRERRGDIHLLFRKFASDFATKYRMPVIKLLPEAEQALSSYYWHGNIRQLKNVTEQLSIIEKNREIDAETLKKYLPDYKTSSSSLPVLSRPEAGDPAERDFLYSMIQQLSKELNELKAITAQLIQGGRINTDLVQQTPGIQKYVAELPAPAHTPSLISDNPVVIQHANSWTPANEDILLHEDVTEDSLSLQDKEIELIRRALEKHRGKRKSAARELGISERTLYRKINEYDIKG; encoded by the coding sequence ATGACCACACAGGAAATAAAACAACGTTTCGGCATTATCGGCAGCACTCCGCAGCTCGACCGTGCCATTGATATAGCCACGCAGGTGGCGCCAACTGATCTGAGTGTGCTGATTGTGGGTGAAAGCGGAACCGGTAAGGAAGTATTCCCGAAAATCATTCACCAGCTCAGCAGCCGCAAGCACGGGCAGTATATTGCCGTAAACTGCGGTGCCATTCCTGAAGGTACGATTGACTCGGAACTTTTCGGACACGAAAAAGGCTCGTTTACCGGCGCAACAGAAGCACGTAAGGGCTATTTTGAAGTGGCTGATGGCGGTACAATTTTTCTCGATGAAGTGGCAGAAATGCCGTTAGCCACACAGGCCCGTTTGCTGCGTGTGCTGGAAAGCGGCGAATTTATCCGTGTGGGTTCCTCGAAAGTGCAGAAAACCAATGTGCGCGTGGTGGCGGCCACCAACGTGAACATGATGGAAGCCATAAGCCGCAACAAATTCCGCGAAGATCTATACTACCGCCTCAGCACGGTGCCCATTTCGCTGCCTGCCCTGCGCGAGCGACGCGGCGATATTCATTTGCTGTTTCGCAAGTTTGCCAGCGACTTTGCCACCAAGTACCGCATGCCGGTAATCAAACTTCTGCCCGAAGCCGAACAGGCCTTAAGCAGTTACTACTGGCACGGCAATATCCGCCAGCTGAAGAACGTAACCGAACAGCTTTCCATCATCGAAAAAAACCGCGAGATTGATGCCGAAACGCTGAAGAAATACCTGCCCGATTACAAAACCTCGTCCTCTTCCCTGCCCGTGCTTTCGCGCCCCGAAGCCGGCGATCCGGCTGAACGCGATTTTCTTTACTCCATGATTCAGCAACTGAGTAAAGAACTCAACGAACTTAAAGCCATTACCGCACAACTCATTCAGGGCGGGCGAATTAATACTGATCTGGTGCAGCAAACACCGGGCATCCAAAAATACGTGGCCGAACTTCCTGCACCCGCACACACCCCTTCATTGATTTCAGACAATCCGGTGGTGATTCAGCATGCAAACAGCTGGACGCCTGCCAACGAGGATATTCTGCTGCACGAGGATGTGACGGAAGATTCATTATCCTTGCAGGACAAAGAAATTGAACTCATACGCCGTGCGCTGGAAAAGCACCGTGGCAAACGCAAAAGCGCAGCCCGTGAGCTTGGCATTTCGGAGCGCACGCTGTACCGGAAAATAAACGAATACGATATAAAAGGCTGA
- a CDS encoding LptE family protein → MRRLGFFVVLLLTLLAFQEQSCGIYSFTGGRKFDDSVTVSVATFTNTAPLAKATVPQTVSEALRDAIQRQTRLTFVPGNADLEFTGEITGYSVAPVAIQGGGQTDQAQLNRLTITVSVNYVDKIEEQYSFETNFSRFADFPATSTLSAVEDQLIKEITDQLIQDIMNRSINAW, encoded by the coding sequence ATGCGCAGGCTTGGATTTTTTGTAGTGTTGTTGCTTACGCTGCTCGCATTTCAGGAGCAGAGTTGCGGCATTTACAGCTTTACCGGCGGCCGGAAGTTTGATGATTCAGTGACCGTTTCAGTGGCTACGTTTACCAATACAGCACCACTGGCAAAAGCCACCGTTCCACAAACCGTTTCGGAAGCCCTGCGCGACGCCATTCAGCGCCAGACACGCCTTACATTTGTACCCGGTAACGCCGATCTTGAATTTACAGGCGAAATTACCGGTTACTCCGTTGCGCCAGTTGCTATTCAGGGTGGCGGCCAGACCGATCAGGCCCAGTTAAACCGGCTAACCATTACGGTGAGCGTGAATTATGTGGACAAAATTGAAGAGCAATACAGTTTTGAAACCAATTTCAGCCGCTTTGCCGATTTCCCGGCCACAAGTACACTGAGTGCGGTAGAAGATCAGCTGATTAAGGAAATTACCGACCAGCTTATTCAGGACATCATGAACAGGTCGATAAACGCCTGGTAA
- the secG gene encoding preprotein translocase subunit SecG has protein sequence MTTVISILILLVSLLLILVVLVQNPKGGGLASGFSGGNQVMGARRTTDFLEKATWGLAGLLMLMSILSTSLTVSNAETPEETDTNSKTIDKAGELDAKSKQPAAKPVTPAPAPGQQPPAPAPAPGQ, from the coding sequence ATGACAACTGTCATCTCCATTCTGATTCTCCTGGTGAGCCTGCTGCTCATCCTCGTTGTGCTTGTACAGAACCCCAAAGGCGGCGGACTTGCGTCCGGTTTCAGTGGCGGTAATCAGGTTATGGGCGCCCGCCGTACTACCGATTTTCTCGAAAAAGCCACCTGGGGCCTTGCCGGTTTGCTTATGCTGATGAGCATTTTATCGACCAGCCTTACGGTTTCGAATGCAGAAACGCCTGAAGAAACAGACACGAACTCAAAAACCATTGATAAAGCCGGCGAACTGGATGCAAAATCCAAGCAGCCTGCCGCTAAACCGGTAACACCTGCTCCGGCTCCCGGACAGCAGCCCCCGGCACCGGCGCCCGCTCCCGGTCAGTAA
- a CDS encoding co-chaperone GroES, which yields MAKVNIKPLADRVVVEAAPAEEKTAGGIIIPDTAKEKPQRGKVVAAGPGKKDEPVTVKVGDTVLYGKYSGTEIQIDGKDYLIMRESDIFAIV from the coding sequence ATGGCAAAAGTGAACATCAAGCCGCTGGCCGACCGTGTGGTCGTTGAAGCTGCACCTGCCGAAGAAAAAACCGCAGGAGGCATTATCATCCCGGATACCGCAAAAGAGAAGCCGCAGCGCGGCAAAGTGGTAGCTGCCGGTCCCGGCAAAAAAGATGAACCGGTTACCGTAAAAGTGGGCGATACTGTGCTCTACGGCAAATATTCCGGCACTGAAATCCAGATCGACGGTAAAGATTACCTCATCATGCGTGAATCAGACATTTTCGCTATCGTTTAA
- the groL gene encoding chaperonin GroEL (60 kDa chaperone family; promotes refolding of misfolded polypeptides especially under stressful conditions; forms two stacked rings of heptamers to form a barrel-shaped 14mer; ends can be capped by GroES; misfolded proteins enter the barrel where they are refolded when GroES binds) yields MAKNITFNIEARDALKRGVDALANAVKVTLGPKGRNVVIDKKFGSPSITKDGVSVAKEIELKDPVENMGAQMVKEVASKTADVAGDGTTTATVLAQAIVSAGLKNVAAGANPMDLKRGIDKAVAAVVDNLKKMSKKVGDDNEKIKQVASISANNDMNIGTLIADAMSRVKKEGVITVEEAKGTETTVEVVEGMQFDRGYISAYFVTDVDKMEAVLDNPLVLIYDKKISSMKELLPVLEKAVQTGKPILIIAEDIDGEALSTLVVNKIRGSLRIAAVKAPGFGDRRKAMLEDIAILTGGILISEERGFKLENADLSFLGKAEKVSIDKDNTTIVGGAGKKADITARVNQIKAQIESTTSDYDREKLQERLAKLAGGVAVLYVGAATEVEMKEKKDRVDDALHATRAAVEEGIVPGGGVAYIRAQDVLDKLKGDNDDETTGIQIVRRAIEEPLRQICENAGVEGSIVVQKVREGKADFGYNARTETYEKLFEAGVIDPTKVSRVALENAASIAGMLLTTECVLSEIKEDKPMAMPGGGGMEGMM; encoded by the coding sequence ATGGCAAAGAATATCACTTTCAATATTGAAGCACGCGACGCGCTGAAGCGCGGCGTAGATGCCCTGGCCAATGCCGTGAAAGTTACCCTCGGCCCCAAAGGCCGTAACGTGGTTATTGATAAAAAGTTTGGTTCTCCTTCAATCACCAAAGACGGTGTTTCAGTAGCCAAGGAAATTGAGCTGAAAGACCCGGTTGAAAACATGGGGGCTCAGATGGTTAAAGAAGTGGCTTCGAAAACGGCTGATGTAGCCGGCGACGGAACCACCACAGCTACCGTACTGGCTCAGGCTATTGTTAGCGCAGGTTTGAAAAACGTGGCCGCCGGAGCAAACCCGATGGACCTCAAACGCGGTATCGACAAGGCTGTGGCCGCAGTGGTGGATAACCTCAAAAAAATGTCGAAGAAAGTAGGCGACGATAACGAGAAAATCAAACAGGTTGCCTCAATCTCTGCCAACAACGACATGAACATCGGTACACTCATTGCCGATGCAATGAGCCGTGTGAAAAAAGAAGGTGTAATTACCGTAGAAGAAGCCAAAGGCACAGAAACCACCGTGGAAGTGGTAGAAGGCATGCAGTTCGACCGTGGTTACATTTCGGCCTATTTTGTAACCGATGTGGACAAAATGGAAGCAGTGCTGGATAATCCGCTTGTACTGATTTACGACAAGAAGATTTCGAGCATGAAAGAGCTTCTGCCGGTGCTTGAAAAGGCCGTACAAACCGGAAAGCCCATTTTGATTATTGCTGAAGACATTGACGGAGAGGCCCTCTCTACCCTCGTAGTAAACAAAATCCGCGGCTCACTGCGCATTGCAGCAGTAAAAGCCCCCGGTTTCGGCGATCGTCGCAAAGCCATGCTCGAAGATATTGCCATCCTTACCGGCGGCATACTCATCAGCGAAGAGCGCGGCTTCAAACTCGAAAATGCAGATCTCTCTTTCCTCGGCAAAGCAGAGAAAGTGAGCATCGATAAAGACAACACCACCATTGTGGGCGGTGCCGGTAAAAAAGCCGACATCACTGCACGCGTAAACCAGATCAAGGCACAGATCGAAAGCACCACCTCCGATTACGATCGTGAGAAGCTGCAGGAGCGTCTGGCCAAACTCGCCGGCGGTGTAGCTGTTCTTTACGTAGGTGCTGCAACCGAAGTGGAGATGAAAGAGAAGAAAGACCGCGTGGATGATGCCCTGCACGCTACACGTGCTGCGGTGGAAGAAGGCATTGTACCCGGCGGCGGTGTGGCTTACATCCGCGCGCAGGATGTGCTCGATAAACTCAAAGGCGACAACGACGACGAGACCACCGGTATTCAGATTGTTCGCCGCGCCATTGAAGAACCGCTTCGTCAGATCTGCGAAAACGCAGGTGTGGAAGGCTCAATCGTTGTGCAAAAAGTGCGCGAAGGCAAAGCCGATTTCGGTTACAACGCCCGCACCGAAACCTACGAGAAACTCTTCGAAGCCGGTGTGATTGATCCCACCAAAGTAAGCCGTGTGGCCCTTGAGAATGCCGCTTCAATTGCCGGTATGCTCCTCACCACCGAGTGCGTACTTTCTGAAATCAAAGAAGATAAGCCTATGGCTATGCCCGGCGGCGGCGGAATGGAAGGCATGATGTAA
- a CDS encoding transglutaminase domain-containing protein, with product MQKRIFLQAVFIFALVVLAAGLFGFSGKPGKKNFETFMHRQDSLVMVAYEKRDVPGCHKLIVETEAEFHALKQSERNKYMWMMASVYYNYACLLSLENKKEDAVNFLEMSVKYGYSNYSHMQADTDLDNIRSMPRYAVIVKQVRAVGDYLYMLKNAGAYNNSENMPMPAFTYQPASDSNLTALRLTYKLDSVAGNGNEVSRIISLMHWIHDRVPHNGNMGNPSKRNASDLLQICSAEKRTLNCRGLATVLNEMYLSMGFASRLVTCLPKDSLNNDPDCHVINAVYSVSLRKWLWMDPTNDAYVMDENNNLLSIQEVRSRLIAGLPLKINETANWNHREKTDIQHYLYNYMAKNLYMLQCATSSCYDYETAVQGKTTSYVQLIPSGFYKLKPGHNSKKLKNKRHYELWFTCNENQFWAAPEKR from the coding sequence ATGCAAAAACGCATTTTTCTACAGGCGGTATTCATTTTTGCGCTTGTAGTGCTGGCCGCAGGCTTGTTCGGGTTTTCAGGCAAGCCCGGTAAAAAGAACTTCGAAACATTTATGCATCGCCAGGATAGTCTGGTAATGGTGGCGTATGAAAAACGAGATGTGCCGGGATGCCATAAACTGATTGTGGAAACCGAAGCGGAGTTTCATGCTTTGAAGCAAAGTGAGCGCAATAAATACATGTGGATGATGGCCTCCGTATATTATAATTACGCCTGCCTGCTTTCGCTCGAAAACAAAAAAGAGGATGCTGTTAACTTTCTTGAAATGTCAGTGAAGTACGGATATTCAAACTATAGCCACATGCAAGCGGATACAGATCTTGATAATATCAGAAGCATGCCGCGCTACGCTGTAATAGTAAAGCAGGTCCGTGCTGTTGGCGACTATCTCTACATGCTCAAAAATGCCGGGGCATACAATAATTCTGAGAATATGCCCATGCCTGCTTTCACTTATCAGCCTGCATCGGATTCAAACCTTACGGCATTGCGGCTCACCTACAAGCTTGATTCGGTGGCCGGAAACGGTAACGAGGTTTCCCGTATCATCAGTCTCATGCACTGGATTCACGACCGGGTTCCCCACAACGGGAACATGGGTAACCCTTCAAAACGTAACGCCAGCGATCTATTACAGATTTGCAGCGCCGAAAAACGTACACTCAACTGCCGCGGTCTGGCTACCGTGTTGAATGAAATGTATCTCTCCATGGGTTTTGCTTCGCGGCTGGTGACGTGTTTGCCCAAAGACAGCCTCAATAATGATCCCGATTGCCATGTAATCAATGCCGTGTATTCGGTTTCGCTGCGCAAGTGGCTGTGGATGGATCCCACAAACGATGCGTATGTGATGGATGAAAACAACAATTTGCTGAGCATTCAGGAAGTAAGAAGCCGGTTAATAGCCGGACTTCCGCTTAAAATAAACGAAACCGCAAACTGGAACCATCGCGAGAAAACCGATATACAGCATTACCTCTACAACTACATGGCTAAAAATCTGTACATGTTGCAGTGTGCCACAAGCAGTTGTTACGATTACGAAACAGCTGTACAAGGCAAAACTACGTCGTACGTGCAGCTTATCCCGTCGGGCTTTTACAAATTAAAGCCGGGGCATAATTCGAAAAAACTAAAGAATAAGCGCCACTACGAACTCTGGTTTACCTGCAATGAAAACCAGTTCTGGGCTGCACCGGAGAAGCGATAA
- a CDS encoding superoxide dismutase produces the protein MKILAIDRILPTASEDKIRGVVIREALHVWMLYTKDIVREVYFRKDRPGTVLVMECADAAEAKKLLQTFPLVKAGVIEFDVIPVGHFVPFGTLIDRSHFEDRID, from the coding sequence ATGAAGATTCTGGCTATCGACCGAATATTACCCACTGCTTCGGAAGACAAAATCAGGGGAGTAGTTATACGTGAAGCATTACACGTGTGGATGCTTTATACAAAAGATATTGTGCGTGAAGTGTATTTCCGCAAAGACCGCCCCGGTACGGTGCTGGTAATGGAATGCGCCGACGCCGCAGAAGCGAAAAAACTTCTGCAGACTTTCCCGCTTGTAAAAGCCGGTGTGATTGAATTTGATGTTATTCCTGTAGGCCATTTTGTGCCCTTCGGAACCCTGATTGACCGCTCGCATTTTGAAGACCGGATTGATTAA
- a CDS encoding T9SS type A sorting domain-containing protein, with product MKKLYAFLLALTAGATLHLNAQCTVAITSLTVNGLTVNVTSTGTGVATFPTYGWDWGDTQIGVGQTQSHTYTAAGTYNICAYFFDLADTAGCQATACTTITLTAVGVPETAQLLTTMNAFPSPFVNEANIKYTLSQNSDVEIEVFDITGKRVATLQNGAMTAGTHNVVWEATEVNAGVYFIRLKAGDAIITRRIIKQ from the coding sequence ATGAAAAAACTCTACGCATTCCTTCTTGCCCTTACAGCCGGGGCAACACTGCATCTTAACGCCCAGTGCACCGTGGCTATTACCAGCCTTACCGTTAATGGCTTAACGGTAAACGTAACATCAACCGGTACTGGTGTTGCCACATTCCCTACCTATGGCTGGGATTGGGGTGATACACAAATTGGTGTCGGCCAGACACAATCGCACACTTACACAGCTGCAGGCACCTATAACATCTGCGCATACTTTTTTGATTTAGCAGATACTGCAGGTTGCCAGGCCACTGCCTGCACAACCATTACACTTACAGCTGTAGGTGTGCCCGAAACAGCACAGCTGCTTACCACCATGAATGCATTCCCCAGCCCGTTTGTAAATGAGGCCAACATCAAATACACACTCTCGCAAAACAGCGATGTGGAAATTGAAGTATTCGACATTACCGGTAAGCGTGTAGCCACACTGCAAAACGGCGCCATGACCGCAGGCACCCACAACGTGGTTTGGGAGGCTACAGAAGTAAACGCAGGTGTTTATTTTATTCGTCTCAAGGCCGGTGATGCAATTATTACCCGCCGCATTATTAAACAGTAA
- a CDS encoding T9SS type A sorting domain-containing protein, with protein sequence MTKTFTLLAGAVLAFGTLAAQTPSVPSAETSPATGNNNPPPTVQTPWQILFSYDITAAGAGTGNAGVTPVGLNFWVSRWASDTMWVVSATGTVTGSFTVPGVTGVRSLTTDGSFVYAGANNSNIYKIDPATQTLASTISVPTVPNIRYCTYDPTANSGQGGFWVGTWTTDFTLVSMTGTVLSSVPASSHGLTATYGLAFDGTSPGGPYLWAFHQTGVSGTDLADLIQVNIASGAQTVLHDVTADMGTPGDLAGGVYVNASPLALVGVTQGAANLLFSYDIAGINSIGNDPNQTSMVGVYPNPANNMVNIQVNRTNNAPMQIQIINALGQVVSASQNVGVNNVYNLENFEAGVYFVQVTENGQVYTTKFVKQ encoded by the coding sequence ATGACTAAAACCTTTACCCTCCTTGCAGGTGCTGTGCTTGCTTTCGGTACACTTGCTGCACAAACACCTTCTGTTCCTTCTGCCGAAACTTCTCCGGCTACAGGTAACAACAATCCTCCTCCCACCGTTCAGACCCCCTGGCAGATACTTTTCAGCTACGACATTACAGCTGCTGGTGCTGGTACAGGTAATGCCGGTGTAACTCCGGTTGGCCTTAACTTCTGGGTGTCTCGCTGGGCTTCCGATACCATGTGGGTTGTTTCTGCAACCGGCACAGTTACCGGTAGCTTCACCGTACCCGGTGTAACCGGTGTTCGCTCACTCACTACAGACGGTTCTTTTGTATATGCCGGAGCTAACAACTCCAATATTTACAAAATTGACCCCGCCACACAAACACTTGCTTCAACCATCAGCGTGCCCACAGTACCCAACATTCGCTACTGCACTTACGATCCTACTGCAAACAGCGGTCAGGGTGGCTTCTGGGTGGGTACCTGGACAACCGACTTTACACTGGTTAGCATGACCGGTACAGTACTTTCATCAGTACCTGCTTCATCGCATGGTCTCACAGCTACATACGGTCTTGCATTCGACGGCACTTCGCCCGGCGGTCCTTACCTGTGGGCTTTCCACCAAACCGGTGTAAGCGGAACTGACCTCGCTGACCTCATTCAGGTAAACATTGCCAGCGGTGCACAAACTGTACTGCATGACGTTACTGCCGACATGGGTACTCCCGGCGACCTCGCTGGTGGGGTATATGTAAACGCTTCGCCGCTTGCACTTGTGGGTGTAACTCAGGGCGCTGCCAACCTGCTTTTCTCTTATGATATTGCTGGCATCAACAGCATTGGTAATGATCCCAACCAGACTTCAATGGTTGGTGTGTATCCCAATCCTGCTAACAACATGGTAAACATTCAGGTGAACCGCACCAACAATGCACCCATGCAAATTCAGATCATCAATGCACTTGGTCAGGTAGTTTCGGCCAGCCAGAATGTAGGTGTAAACAATGTGTACAACCTCGAAAATTTCGAAGCGGGAGTGTACTTTGTACAGGTTACTGAAAACGGTCAGGTGTACACCACCAAATTCGTGAAGCAGTAA
- a CDS encoding GatB/YqeY domain-containing protein, with protein sequence MQLEEQIQADMKAAMLAKDQPRLEAIRAIKSVLLLLKTSPEGLTEESAIKALQKEVKKRRETAEIYITQNRPELAEVENFQAGIIEAYLPKQMSEDEVREILNTIIAQTGAASPADMGKVMGVATKQLAGKADGKMISSLVKDLLSKV encoded by the coding sequence ATGCAACTCGAAGAACAAATTCAGGCCGATATGAAAGCGGCAATGCTGGCCAAAGACCAGCCCCGGCTCGAAGCCATCAGGGCGATCAAGTCGGTATTGCTCCTGCTCAAAACATCGCCCGAAGGATTAACCGAAGAATCGGCCATCAAGGCGCTGCAGAAAGAAGTAAAGAAGCGCCGCGAAACCGCCGAAATATACATTACGCAAAACCGCCCCGAACTGGCAGAGGTAGAAAACTTTCAGGCCGGCATCATCGAAGCTTATTTGCCAAAACAAATGAGTGAAGACGAAGTACGCGAAATTCTCAACACCATCATTGCGCAAACCGGAGCCGCATCACCCGCCGATATGGGTAAGGTAATGGGCGTTGCCACAAAACAACTCGCCGGAAAAGCAGATGGTAAAATGATTTCTTCCCTTGTGAAGGATTTACTGAGCAAGGTATAA